A portion of the Phycisphaerales bacterium genome contains these proteins:
- a CDS encoding AraC family transcriptional regulator, whose amino-acid sequence MSERGASRFHRLRGRPGQGPNELVVADRDWLHGRFRLSIDAPNFANTGPIFWPTVVFARDPVIITQEGAEPVVADPNTTMVYNAMRPYTREALTERGDRCEWFSVAPHLAMEIARSLGLKADAPESLAPFTHATCPPELYRDQRRLSLDLAAAQSDPLGLGEAVLDVFRRALEPGVGGAGLRRRRSAATTEPTRRAHRDLAENAKAVLAQRYAERLTLDELSDELEVSPFHLARTFRHWTGQTVHKYLTALRIAAALDFIAQGMPLNQVAASTGFSSHSHFTQTFGCLLGESPSAWRRKITSPAPARRPARSSCAATGGERREPLRPASRDVHDSGLDDSELHDSGLPDSGLHDAG is encoded by the coding sequence ATGAGTGAGCGAGGCGCGTCGCGGTTCCATCGCCTGCGCGGCAGGCCGGGGCAGGGCCCCAACGAGCTGGTCGTGGCCGACCGCGACTGGCTGCATGGGCGCTTCCGCCTGTCGATCGATGCGCCCAACTTCGCCAACACCGGCCCGATCTTCTGGCCCACGGTCGTCTTCGCGCGCGATCCGGTCATCATCACGCAAGAGGGCGCCGAGCCGGTCGTCGCCGACCCCAACACGACGATGGTCTACAACGCCATGCGCCCCTATACGCGCGAAGCGCTCACCGAGCGCGGCGATCGCTGCGAGTGGTTCAGCGTCGCGCCGCACCTGGCGATGGAGATCGCCCGCAGCCTGGGGCTCAAGGCCGACGCGCCCGAGTCGCTCGCGCCCTTCACGCACGCGACGTGCCCGCCCGAGCTCTATCGCGACCAGCGGCGCCTGAGCCTGGACCTGGCGGCCGCCCAGTCCGACCCGCTGGGCCTGGGCGAGGCGGTGCTGGACGTCTTCCGCCGCGCGCTCGAACCCGGCGTGGGCGGCGCGGGCCTGCGCCGCCGGCGATCGGCGGCCACCACCGAGCCCACGCGCCGGGCCCACCGCGACCTGGCCGAGAACGCCAAGGCCGTGCTGGCCCAGCGCTACGCCGAGCGCCTGACGCTCGACGAGCTGTCGGACGAACTCGAGGTCTCGCCCTTCCACCTCGCTCGGACGTTCCGCCACTGGACGGGCCAGACCGTGCACAAGTACCTCACGGCCCTGCGCATCGCCGCCGCGCTGGACTTCATTGCCCAGGGCATGCCGCTCAACCAGGTCGCCGCCAGCACGGGCTTTTCCAGCCACAGCCACTTCACGCAGACCTTCGGCTGCCTGCTGGGTGAGAGCCCCTCGGCCTGGCGTCGCAAGATCACTTCGCCCGCCCCGGCCCGGAGGCCCGCCCGATCCTCGTGTGCTGCCACGGGCGGCGAGCGCCGCGAGCCGCTGCGCCCGGCCTCACGCGATGTTCATGATTCCGGGCTTGATGACTCTGAACTTCATGATTCCGGGCTCCCCGATTCCGGGCTTCATGACGCCGGATAG
- the gspG gene encoding type II secretion system major pseudopilin GspG, giving the protein MHTTTERREENRKSMARKRLQRRAFSLIEIMIVLAIIVMISGLVGFALLSRRDEAKVNEAEIKINTLKGALLDFNRRYGRYPTEDEGLAVLWSSSTVDPELEDQWSESVSEAMPNDPWGNPWEYNPEGLRREGYYDLSSNGPDGEPETEDDIYAWDEDEDGMGGSEGLAPPPPAG; this is encoded by the coding sequence ATGCACACGACGACGGAGCGCCGCGAAGAAAATCGGAAGTCCATGGCTCGCAAGCGGTTGCAGCGGCGGGCCTTCTCGCTGATCGAGATCATGATCGTCCTGGCGATCATCGTCATGATCAGCGGGCTGGTGGGCTTCGCCCTGCTCAGCCGCCGCGACGAGGCCAAGGTGAACGAGGCGGAGATCAAGATCAACACCCTCAAGGGCGCCCTGCTGGACTTCAACCGCCGCTACGGCCGCTACCCGACCGAGGACGAGGGTCTGGCCGTGCTGTGGAGCAGTTCGACGGTCGACCCGGAGCTGGAAGACCAGTGGTCCGAGTCGGTCAGCGAGGCCATGCCCAACGACCCCTGGGGCAACCCGTGGGAGTACAACCCCGAGGGCCTGCGTCGCGAGGGGTACTACGACCTCTCGAGCAACGGCCCCGACGGCGAGCCGGAGACCGAGGACGACATCTACGCCTGGGACGAGGACGAGGACGGCATGGGCGGCAGCGAGGGCCTAGCGCCCCCGCCGCCGGCCGGCTGA
- a CDS encoding type II secretion system protein GspK, producing the protein MKRRMKRGAHERGVAVLVVLVVIAIGALAGTVALLAARSAGEAASASAGRLQSRLTMRSGVLAVEQMAIEQRQDVLGGADLDVEDPIELFERGNQTGLFRLDATITPDPVSLDALLDINTCTAAMLARLPGMDETLGAAVAAALPVSSLRALLDVEGLTVEQVYGEYDQDGRLVSDVPPLASLLTVGSADPAVAIGVGGATPLAERVDVSRAYEEAMGDRLREALGEQQGASQLIAVLERRDAPPASLAEVARALRGQMTLATSGQVLDAVCIGEAPARGRVDINRAPVEVLAALPGLDQEKAQRIVDARRSLDEEALRDPLWPLREGVVDEGSMLEVLDRVTTRSVRWVLRAEAGVAVVRERSVGIDSLEDAQRVRAGMASAEEDRLRERVAMDLLVDFSSGRPVVVPLGEVSIAGELAAVARTLAEADGWAELPGAARDAGEGP; encoded by the coding sequence ATGAAGCGTCGCATGAAGCGTGGTGCGCACGAGCGTGGGGTTGCGGTGCTGGTGGTGCTGGTGGTCATCGCCATCGGTGCCCTGGCGGGCACGGTGGCGCTGCTGGCGGCGCGAAGCGCGGGGGAGGCGGCGTCGGCGTCGGCCGGTCGGTTGCAGTCCCGGCTGACGATGCGTTCGGGCGTGCTGGCCGTCGAGCAGATGGCCATCGAGCAGCGGCAGGACGTGCTGGGCGGGGCGGACCTCGACGTGGAGGACCCCATCGAGTTGTTCGAGCGGGGCAACCAGACGGGGCTCTTCCGCCTCGATGCGACGATCACGCCCGACCCGGTGTCGCTGGATGCGCTGCTGGACATCAACACCTGCACCGCCGCGATGCTCGCCAGGCTGCCGGGCATGGACGAGACGCTCGGGGCCGCCGTCGCGGCGGCCCTGCCGGTTTCATCGCTGCGGGCTTTGCTGGACGTCGAGGGCCTGACGGTGGAGCAGGTCTACGGGGAATACGACCAGGACGGGCGGCTGGTCTCGGACGTGCCTCCTTTGGCCAGCCTGTTGACGGTGGGTTCGGCCGATCCGGCGGTGGCCATCGGCGTGGGCGGCGCGACCCCGCTGGCCGAGCGCGTGGACGTCTCCAGGGCCTACGAGGAAGCGATGGGCGACCGCCTGCGTGAGGCGCTGGGCGAGCAGCAGGGGGCGTCCCAGTTGATCGCCGTGCTGGAGCGGCGCGATGCGCCGCCGGCTTCGCTGGCCGAGGTTGCAAGGGCGTTGCGTGGGCAGATGACCCTTGCCACGTCCGGACAGGTGCTGGACGCGGTGTGCATCGGTGAAGCGCCCGCCCGGGGCCGCGTGGACATCAATCGCGCGCCGGTGGAGGTGCTGGCGGCCCTGCCCGGGCTCGATCAGGAGAAGGCCCAACGGATCGTGGACGCCCGCCGCAGCCTCGATGAGGAAGCGTTGCGTGATCCCCTGTGGCCTCTGCGCGAGGGGGTGGTCGATGAGGGTTCCATGCTGGAGGTCCTCGACCGGGTCACGACCAGGAGCGTGCGGTGGGTGTTGCGTGCCGAGGCGGGCGTGGCGGTCGTGCGCGAGCGGTCGGTAGGCATCGATTCGCTGGAAGACGCCCAGCGGGTACGGGCGGGGATGGCCTCGGCCGAGGAAGATCGCCTGCGTGAGCGTGTGGCGATGGACCTGTTGGTCGACTTCTCGTCCGGGCGTCCGGTTGTTGTTCCGTTGGGAGAGGTCAGCATCGCCGGCGAACTTGCGGCGGTGGCGCGCACGCTGGCCGAGGCGGATGGATGGGCGGAGCTTCCCGGGGCGGCACGGGACGCGGGAGAAGGCCCATGA
- a CDS encoding type II secretion system F family protein gives MPTFRYQAVDANGQAVVGTLAGASEAAILGELAERSLVPVEVTAQKPKASFRRKGLGPRQLATAYQQVADLLRAGVPLMRAITLLARGKSKPRRAEIFRQLAEGVSRGEELADAMAAQEGVFPQTHIAMVRAGEKGGSLEPVLVRLAGMVKAQAEMRAKLFGALAYPAVLVFVGVGVLGLIFGLFLPMFGDVLEQVDPMPPITVALFAISAAVTSKGPITAIVLGVLGFIAWRLSKRPDVSRAIAVAKTRAPVLGPLVRSIAVARFCRTFGTMLANGVPVLAAMRIAEDAAGNVLLKEAVARASEAVKAGEPLAGPLGVSGLFDEDVIEMISVGESANNLADVLETIAETIETRVERLLSTAVALVGPMMLLGLAVVVAFVAIGLILPMLELSDVG, from the coding sequence ATGCCCACCTTCCGCTACCAGGCCGTCGACGCGAACGGGCAGGCCGTTGTTGGCACGCTCGCGGGCGCCAGCGAGGCGGCGATCCTGGGCGAGCTGGCCGAGCGGAGCCTGGTGCCCGTCGAGGTCACCGCCCAGAAGCCCAAGGCGTCGTTCCGACGCAAGGGCCTGGGCCCGCGGCAGCTCGCCACGGCCTACCAGCAGGTGGCCGACCTCTTGCGCGCGGGCGTGCCGCTGATGCGGGCCATCACGCTGCTGGCCCGCGGCAAGAGCAAGCCGCGAAGGGCCGAGATCTTCCGCCAGCTGGCCGAGGGGGTCAGCCGGGGCGAAGAACTCGCCGACGCCATGGCCGCCCAGGAGGGGGTGTTTCCGCAGACCCACATCGCCATGGTGCGGGCCGGGGAGAAGGGCGGGAGCCTGGAGCCGGTCTTGGTGCGCCTGGCGGGCATGGTCAAGGCCCAGGCCGAGATGCGGGCCAAGCTGTTCGGGGCCCTGGCGTACCCGGCGGTGCTGGTGTTCGTGGGTGTGGGCGTGCTGGGGCTGATCTTTGGTTTGTTCCTGCCCATGTTCGGCGACGTGCTCGAGCAGGTCGACCCCATGCCGCCCATCACCGTGGCCCTGTTCGCCATCAGCGCGGCGGTGACCAGCAAGGGGCCGATCACCGCCATCGTGCTGGGCGTGCTGGGGTTCATCGCCTGGCGGCTGAGCAAGCGGCCGGACGTGAGCCGGGCCATCGCCGTGGCCAAGACGCGGGCCCCGGTGCTGGGGCCGCTGGTGCGGTCGATCGCGGTGGCGCGGTTCTGCCGGACATTCGGGACGATGCTGGCCAACGGCGTGCCGGTCCTGGCCGCCATGCGCATCGCCGAGGACGCCGCGGGCAACGTGCTCCTGAAGGAAGCCGTGGCCCGGGCGAGCGAGGCGGTGAAGGCGGGCGAGCCCCTCGCCGGGCCGCTGGGCGTGAGCGGGCTGTTCGACGAGGACGTGATCGAGATGATCTCGGTGGGCGAGAGCGCCAACAACCTGGCCGATGTGCTGGAAACGATCGCCGAGACGATCGAGACGCGGGTCGAGCGGCTGCTGTCGACCGCGGTGGCGCTGGTGGGGCCCATGATGCTGCTGGGGCTGGCGGTGGTGGTGGCCTTTGTGGCTATCGGACTGATCTTGCCGATGCTGGAGCTCAGCGACGTGGGCTGA
- a CDS encoding type II secretion system protein, giving the protein MTGLRAHRGGFTMLEVMVAIGILVVLSAALITFTFGLAGRRDRLVREGERAAMLARVLDRVERIAATAPDHARHGDDWLELRGRGVWPAVGRAGVPAGPMDFTGRLAFSEDAGELTWTETNSRGESVELVVTDVQAVLVDHFDDLVTASDRQPPLRVCLWLAPVGVARAPADRESSEMPAPQPEMEMPGLDEALLPERPADVAFVVAGPMAGIGQSGPDEDDPMGATP; this is encoded by the coding sequence ATGACCGGTCTGCGGGCGCATCGCGGTGGCTTCACGATGCTGGAGGTGATGGTCGCAATCGGGATCCTGGTGGTCCTGAGCGCGGCCCTGATCACGTTCACGTTCGGGCTTGCCGGTCGGCGGGACCGGCTGGTCCGCGAGGGCGAGCGTGCCGCGATGCTGGCGCGCGTGCTTGATCGGGTCGAGCGCATCGCCGCGACCGCGCCCGACCATGCCCGCCACGGCGACGACTGGCTGGAGCTGCGGGGCCGCGGCGTGTGGCCCGCGGTCGGGCGCGCGGGCGTGCCGGCCGGGCCCATGGACTTCACGGGCCGGCTGGCGTTTTCTGAGGACGCCGGCGAGCTGACGTGGACCGAGACGAATAGCCGGGGCGAGTCGGTGGAACTCGTGGTGACCGACGTGCAGGCCGTGCTGGTCGATCACTTCGACGACCTGGTGACCGCGTCGGACCGCCAGCCGCCGCTGCGCGTGTGCCTCTGGCTCGCGCCGGTCGGCGTCGCCCGGGCCCCGGCCGATCGCGAATCGAGCGAGATGCCGGCGCCCCAGCCCGAGATGGAAATGCCCGGGCTGGACGAGGCATTGCTGCCCGAGCGGCCCGCGGACGTGGCGTTCGTCGTGGCCGGGCCGATGGCCGGGATCGGGCAGAGCGGTCCTGACGAGGATGATCCGATGGGGGCGACCCCATGA
- a CDS encoding prepilin-type N-terminal cleavage/methylation domain-containing protein has protein sequence MHRRRGFTLIEVLVALGLLVVITSLALPVALTNTQAARARTAERVLTLSPAVARGEAQRRGVPVALVLAPTEDGQGLRLLVVREPQAGSDDAADQAADPQDVTTWPAVDQPRQLPEGTRLWRGDMDELEAFEARRQLDAAADAGSDGGDAMLDRAFAEPAAPMAPAGALDDRPDAVTLAWYLSDGSAVAGDATVVRLADGRVVRARIEPLVGRLLFTRAPELEESAQAQDPTDEDPADPNRAPAGESDPVDGPPMDDAGSPEGRPAPGFDPLEFDGPQFEQRAFDRPEFDERAFDPLEFDRPEFNRPEFDPLEFDPLAFDRLEFDSLEPDDRREGEDASGQPQEKDGATRTNPEPPQPR, from the coding sequence ATGCACCGCCGTCGCGGCTTCACGCTCATCGAGGTGCTGGTGGCCCTCGGGCTGCTCGTGGTGATCACGTCGCTGGCCCTGCCGGTGGCGCTGACCAACACCCAGGCCGCCCGGGCCCGCACGGCCGAGCGCGTGCTGACGCTCTCGCCCGCCGTGGCGCGGGGCGAGGCCCAGCGCCGGGGCGTGCCCGTGGCGCTGGTGCTGGCGCCGACCGAGGACGGGCAGGGCCTGCGACTGCTCGTGGTCCGCGAGCCGCAGGCCGGCTCGGACGACGCCGCCGATCAGGCCGCCGACCCGCAGGACGTGACGACCTGGCCGGCGGTCGACCAGCCCAGGCAGCTGCCCGAGGGCACGCGGCTGTGGCGGGGCGACATGGACGAACTGGAGGCCTTCGAAGCGCGCCGCCAGCTGGACGCGGCCGCCGACGCCGGGAGCGACGGCGGCGACGCCATGCTCGATCGGGCCTTTGCCGAGCCCGCTGCGCCCATGGCCCCCGCGGGCGCGCTGGACGATCGTCCCGATGCGGTGACGCTGGCGTGGTACCTCAGCGATGGGTCGGCCGTGGCCGGTGACGCCACGGTGGTGCGGCTGGCCGACGGGCGCGTCGTTCGGGCGCGGATCGAGCCGCTGGTGGGCCGGCTGCTGTTTACCAGGGCGCCCGAACTGGAAGAGAGCGCGCAAGCGCAGGACCCGACCGATGAGGACCCGGCCGATCCGAACCGGGCCCCCGCGGGCGAGTCGGACCCTGTCGACGGGCCGCCCATGGACGATGCGGGCAGCCCGGAGGGCAGGCCCGCGCCCGGCTTCGATCCGCTGGAGTTCGACGGGCCGCAGTTCGAGCAGCGCGCCTTCGATCGACCGGAATTCGACGAGCGTGCCTTCGACCCGCTGGAGTTCGATCGGCCCGAGTTCAATCGGCCCGAGTTTGATCCGCTCGAGTTCGACCCCTTGGCGTTCGATCGGCTCGAATTCGATTCGCTGGAACCCGACGACCGCCGGGAGGGCGAGGATGCCTCCGGGCAGCCGCAAGAGAAGGACGGCGCCACGCGCACGAACCCGGAGCCGCCCCAACCGAGATAG
- a CDS encoding GC-type dockerin domain-anchored protein yields MSKTRPSVYAISALGLVASAGLAQSTFRWASPVDGDFEVAANWLPAVVPGATDTAVLGGVGAYTVFAAVGDVGVIDLANPDATLQIVPGPSGSPTFAVGDVMGSGVLQIGTGVFGESARMNLRGLLDATVVLPGRAVLYSGDARLGPSAVISGRGMVEGTWSGPGTLRIDGPGLLDLDVRFEGVTLHSSGGGTLNINRAVVTDATIESTADGAYVSGESTVVERCVFTGLYRVQPGNTINLGGGNVFEDGLHVDGGQVRVWDGQAFDSTVRLDAGSLVGPIGGVALLESGGLITGTGSVSAAWAGDGTIAIDEPGTLGFGGECTGGTFRASNGGTLDLEGARLTGATIEVGDGGLFQTNTATSFTETTILGQFRVRPDNQLTLGEGVVADDGIVVGDSSVIAIAELSVLPETAINAPVILDGGIAGTRSVLRTLPSRRARIGTGGVVSGRGQLQGRWFLDGTLAPREGSQAGLIRLWVDTILSVEATGRVEMSIAGADESEFDRIVGAGPTPELRLGGTLGVRFADGFEPAAGDRFEIVSVGTIEGEFAAVEIDPVAAVGPAHVVYSGDAITVVVCAADRDGDGELTIFDFLEFQNQFDAGDAQADLDADGALTIFDFLVFQNRFAAGCG; encoded by the coding sequence ATGTCGAAGACCCGCCCGTCCGTCTATGCCATTTCGGCGCTCGGCCTTGTTGCGAGTGCCGGCCTTGCCCAGAGCACTTTTCGATGGGCCAGCCCGGTGGATGGCGACTTCGAAGTCGCGGCCAATTGGCTGCCCGCGGTGGTGCCGGGGGCGACGGATACGGCGGTGTTGGGGGGTGTGGGGGCGTACACGGTCTTCGCCGCTGTTGGCGATGTGGGCGTGATCGATCTGGCGAACCCCGACGCGACGCTCCAGATCGTGCCGGGGCCATCGGGATCGCCCACCTTTGCCGTCGGCGATGTCATGGGGTCGGGCGTGCTCCAGATCGGGACAGGAGTCTTTGGCGAGTCTGCCCGTATGAACCTTCGCGGCCTTCTGGACGCCACCGTCGTGCTCCCGGGCCGTGCTGTTTTGTATAGCGGTGATGCCCGGCTTGGGCCATCGGCCGTCATCAGTGGGAGAGGCATGGTCGAGGGCACGTGGTCGGGCCCGGGCACGCTGCGCATCGACGGGCCCGGGTTGCTCGACCTCGACGTCAGGTTCGAGGGCGTCACGCTGCACAGCTCGGGCGGCGGCACGCTCAACATCAATCGCGCGGTCGTGACCGATGCCACCATCGAGTCGACGGCCGACGGCGCGTACGTGAGCGGCGAGTCGACCGTGGTCGAGCGCTGCGTGTTCACGGGCCTGTACCGGGTCCAACCCGGCAACACGATCAACCTCGGCGGCGGGAACGTCTTCGAGGACGGGCTGCACGTCGACGGCGGGCAGGTGCGGGTGTGGGACGGCCAGGCATTCGATTCGACGGTGCGGCTCGATGCGGGCAGCCTGGTCGGCCCGATCGGCGGCGTGGCGCTCCTGGAATCCGGCGGCCTCATTACCGGCACGGGCAGCGTCTCGGCCGCGTGGGCCGGCGACGGCACGATCGCCATCGACGAGCCCGGCACGCTCGGGTTCGGTGGCGAGTGCACCGGCGGCACGTTCCGGGCGAGCAACGGCGGCACGCTCGATCTCGAAGGCGCGAGGCTGACCGGGGCCACGATCGAGGTCGGCGACGGTGGGCTCTTCCAAACCAATACCGCGACGTCGTTTACCGAAACCACCATCCTTGGCCAGTTCCGCGTGCGGCCGGACAACCAGCTCACGCTGGGCGAGGGCGTCGTGGCCGACGACGGCATCGTGGTCGGCGATTCGTCCGTGATCGCGATCGCCGAGCTCTCTGTGCTGCCCGAGACGGCGATCAACGCGCCGGTCATCCTTGACGGCGGGATCGCCGGCACACGGAGCGTTCTCAGGACGCTCCCCAGCCGCCGGGCCCGCATCGGCACCGGCGGGGTGGTCTCCGGTCGCGGCCAGTTGCAAGGCCGCTGGTTCCTCGACGGCACGCTGGCGCCGCGTGAGGGAAGCCAGGCTGGGCTCATCCGGCTGTGGGTGGACACCATCCTCAGCGTCGAGGCGACCGGGCGCGTGGAGATGTCGATCGCGGGCGCCGACGAGTCCGAGTTCGACCGGATCGTCGGCGCCGGCCCGACGCCCGAGCTGCGGCTGGGCGGCACGCTGGGGGTCCGCTTCGCCGATGGCTTCGAGCCCGCGGCGGGCGACCGCTTCGAGATCGTGAGCGTCGGCACCATCGAGGGCGAGTTCGCCGCCGTCGAGATCGATCCGGTTGCAGCCGTCGGCCCGGCCCACGTCGTCTACTCGGGGGACGCCATCACCGTCGTCGTCTGCGCCGCCGATCGCGATGGCGATGGCGAACTCACGATCTTCGACTTTCTGGAGTTTCAGAACCAGTTCGACGCGGGCGATGCGCAGGCCGACCTGGACGCCGACGGCGCGCTGACGATCTTTGATTTTCTCGTCTTCCAGAACCGCTTCGCCGCCGGCTGCGGCTGA
- a CDS encoding 6-carboxytetrahydropterin synthase: MARTAATTIELTRTTRFCVNDPSFGDVASQIAGDPNGFNAKPAMRGLGRYYSVDVTARGEPDATTGYLIDIKGIDRAVRASVIPMIATACHEDPTREPATLLPELLDALREALPVELASLRWNLTPVTSITMTTDTRTSPTPTTVILRTRVDFAAAHRLHVASLSDEENQRLFGKCNNPSGHGHNYQVEPAVEAPIPDTYEGGGAMPFTMHDLERLTDEAIVQAFDHTNLNTDPPDFSQAGVNPSVEHIARVCYERLSKAIDATGSGARLREITVWETDRTRCTYPAS, encoded by the coding sequence ATGGCCCGGACCGCCGCCACAACCATCGAACTCACGCGCACCACGCGCTTCTGCGTGAACGATCCGTCGTTCGGGGATGTCGCCAGCCAGATCGCCGGCGACCCCAACGGCTTCAACGCCAAGCCCGCCATGCGCGGGCTGGGGCGGTACTACAGCGTCGACGTCACCGCCCGCGGCGAGCCGGACGCCACCACCGGCTACCTCATCGACATCAAGGGCATCGACCGGGCGGTGCGCGCGAGCGTCATCCCGATGATCGCCACCGCCTGTCACGAGGACCCCACGCGCGAGCCGGCGACGCTGCTGCCCGAGCTGCTCGACGCCCTGCGCGAGGCCCTGCCCGTCGAGCTGGCGAGCCTGCGCTGGAACCTGACCCCCGTCACGAGCATCACCATGACGACCGACACACGAACATCTCCGACCCCCACGACCGTCATCCTCCGCACGCGCGTGGACTTCGCCGCCGCCCATCGGCTGCACGTGGCGAGCCTCAGCGACGAGGAGAACCAGCGCCTCTTCGGCAAGTGCAACAACCCCAGCGGCCACGGGCACAACTACCAGGTCGAGCCGGCCGTCGAAGCGCCCATTCCCGACACCTACGAGGGCGGGGGCGCGATGCCCTTTACGATGCACGACCTCGAACGGCTGACCGACGAGGCCATCGTGCAGGCCTTCGACCACACCAACCTGAACACCGACCCGCCCGACTTCAGCCAGGCGGGCGTCAACCCCAGCGTCGAGCACATCGCCCGCGTGTGCTATGAACGATTGAGCAAGGCCATCGACGCCACGGGCTCGGGGGCGCGCCTGCGCGAGATCACCGTGTGGGAGACCGACCGCACGCGCTGCACCTATCCGGCGTCATGA
- a CDS encoding glutathione peroxidase, which yields MRTKSIITLAAGSLAIAALSACSGNGEADGSSATDSSATQQESSMTQTDSTAPSVRGASFQMADGTQASMDDYQGQVVLVVNVASACGLRPQVAELETLYEKNKAKGFTVIAFPSASFNQEPLDAEGAADFCQAQGATYPVAAKVDVKGQSAHPLFATLSKQGGEPDWNYTKYLVGKDGRVIARFAPRTSPTSAEVQSAIDAALRG from the coding sequence ATGCGTACGAAGAGCATCATCACCCTGGCCGCCGGCTCGCTGGCGATCGCCGCCCTCTCGGCCTGCTCGGGCAACGGCGAGGCCGATGGATCGAGCGCGACTGATTCGAGCGCGACCCAGCAGGAGAGCAGCATGACCCAGACCGACTCCACGGCGCCCAGCGTTCGCGGCGCGAGCTTCCAGATGGCCGACGGCACGCAAGCCAGCATGGACGACTACCAGGGCCAGGTCGTGCTGGTGGTCAACGTCGCCAGCGCGTGCGGCCTGCGCCCGCAGGTGGCCGAGCTCGAGACGCTCTACGAGAAGAACAAGGCCAAGGGCTTCACCGTCATCGCCTTCCCCAGCGCGAGCTTCAATCAAGAGCCGCTGGATGCCGAAGGCGCCGCCGACTTCTGCCAGGCCCAGGGCGCGACGTATCCCGTGGCCGCCAAGGTCGACGTGAAGGGCCAGAGCGCCCACCCGCTGTTCGCCACGCTCAGCAAGCAGGGCGGCGAGCCGGACTGGAACTACACCAAGTACCTGGTGGGAAAGGACGGCCGCGTCATCGCCCGCTTCGCCCCGCGCACCAGCCCGACGAGCGCGGAGGTCCAGTCGGCGATCGACGCGGCGCTGCGGGGCTGA